TATCTGTGGGAGATGCCAAGCAACTTAGCGTGGAGGTGTTCCCGTTATGTCTCAATTTATTTGATACTAGAGATACAAGCCACAAGGCTTTACGGTTAAGTAAAAAGGTATTTATGGCCTTGCCTCTCTATTTGGTCTCACAAATTTATATAAGAAGATACAGAGTCATTTTTTACCCCTTCAGAATAAAAGATCACTTATTGTCAGGGACTCAAGGTGCACTCTTGTTGCATCATCTTTCACTTCTTATCTCGAATTATAAATAGTGTACACCTGCTTCTCCATTCATTTGGCCATCTATTGGCTGTTTAAGAATGACATTAGTAAACGCACTATCTGATGATTGTTTTTGCTGTAACAATCTCAGTCATCTTGTCATTATCAATTCGAAAACATGTTTTTTTAGGGATGGTGGGGTGGGGCATAGAGAATGATGTCTGATATTCTATTGGAGCAATACATGAACTTGCTATTTGAATCATGGTGGTCTTCTTATGTACTTCTGCACCCTCTATAACTTAATAAATGGGTGGAACCGTTAGCTATGTGGCGGTAGATCAATGTGACCGTACTAGCTGTATCAGCTGTATCATTTGATCGCTTTTTTGGTGTTTTGTTCTGttgtttaaatatgtttttttttccagttaTTTAGCAACTTTAAAATGGTGCGATATGTTTCAGGCATCTTTACATGAACTCTATACCATAGTGTGTAAACTCAAAGAAATTGCTCCAGAGAaggtttgtttctttttaaaattaggaCATTATCTAGTTCTATTTCATGTCATCAAGCAAAGTTTTCTTAAAATGAGACAAAATCTTTACCCTTCTTATCATTTCTTGGATTGTACAGGCACACATCTGggattattttgataaaaagaagCATACAAAGTTAGTTGCTTCAAACCAAACACTGGAGGACTCCAACTTGCAGATGGATCAAGATGTGAGTTTCTCATACAATATGTCCTCTCTACATTACTAGTGTCCTATGGAAAATGAGAAATACCAGCTGATAGTGATATGCATTAGTAAGAGGGGCCGTTTGGTTTACCACATTACCTAAAATAATCTGAGCATAAAATCTGGCACAAGTAATACAATGCTTGGTTTGtggaacaagaaaaaataatctcaGAATAAGTGAATACATGCTTTCTAGTAAATCTTTACTGATGGAATGATCTCCTGCCAGATTCTCCTGGAGGTGCAACCTGAAGGGTCACTGCCTTCTGGTTTTGGCTTTGATTCAACCGGAAACGACTTGGCATTGGTTCCAGTTGAACCTCTGAGATCATCTGTCACAATTGCTGGTGGTCCAACATTGTCCAATGGTTTCTCTACTGGATATAGCTCCAATGCATATCAAGGGAGTTCTTTGAACTCCAGTTATGGTGACATGGAGGATGGATATGATAGTCTGAGGCCTGCAAGTAAAGGCGAAAGGGGAGGGTTGGCAGGATTATCCAATCTGGGCAACACATGCTTCATGAATAGTGCCCTTCAGTGTCTGGTTCATACACCTCCGCTCGTCGAATACTTCTTGCAAGATTACACTGATGAGATTAACAGACAGAATCCTTTGGGGATGCATGTAATGTTGCTTCTTTTGTCTATGTTGTGAACTTTTCGTATGGAAGGGGTCCATATTTAAGTTTCTAATATCTGTTGTAGTTTTACAGGGTGAGCTTGCACTTGCATTTGGTGAACTGTTGAGGAAACTGTGGTCCTCTGGCCGAACACCCGTGGCACCTCGTGCATTCAAGGGAAAACTTGGTCGATTTGCTCCCCAGTTTAGCGGATATAACCAGCATGACTCTCAGGTTGGTTTGGCTCGTCTTGGCTGAGATTGTCATATTTGCCACAGGGTTTGCTCAATGCTAAATTTCGTCTTTAGGAATGCTTCTGTATCATCTGATGATAAATGTACCATGTATTAGCCACTACTAGTAGAGCCTGTTGTTTTTCGTTGCTAGAATATTGCTGGTAGTTTTTCCCACTATAGGCAGCAGGCCTTAAGTTCAGATGTTTCCTTTGCCTCTATGTTCCGAAACACATTTCTCTTAAAATGCTGCTAGATTTTCAATAAGTGATATGCTTCTTTTTCTAGGAACTACTCGCCTTCCTCTTGGATGGATTACATGAAGATTTAAATCGCGTCAAGCAAAAGCCGTATTTTGAGACAAAGGACTCAGACGGTCGTCCAGATGAAGAAGTTGCTAACGAGCTTTGGAGATACCACAGAGCCAGAAATGACTCCGTTATAGTTGATATTTGCCAGGTTCTTAgctttttgtcattttctttctaTATTGACTGGGACTGTCTTGATTGACCTTTATGCAAgtggttttatatttttagtcctgggaattgttattatttttttctttttctcttcccTCTGCCAGCTTGAGTTCGACAGTGCCACTTACTGGAGACTGataatcacttttttttcttctttctggTGACAAAGGCTATTTCACTTTCAGTAATGTTTGGATAGAACTCTGTTGGCATATAAAGTATCTGAAATTGatgtttgttttcttgttagTGCATATGGCCATCAAGTTCACTCATACTGAAGCTATTTATTTCAGGGCCAATATAAGTCTACGCTGGTTTGCCCTGACTGCAACAAAATCTCAATAACATTTGATCCCTTCATGTATTTGTCTCTACCACTTCCTTCAACAGTCACAAAGACAATGACAGTAACAGTGTTTTATAGTGATGGCAGTGGCCTTCCAATGCCATATACTGTTACCGTCTTGAAACATGGTTATATTAAAGATCTTGCACAGGCTTTAGAAATTGCATGCTGCTTAAGGATTGATGAATACCTGCTACTTGCAGAGGTAATGGTTTTTTTGCTATTTGTTCACATTATGTATGGGTACCGGACATGTGCATGCCTCTGCAAATGTTTGTACCAGAATCGTATATCTGCACACATGTAAATATTTTGTGTTGGTTTGTTCGAACTGTGCTACTGTTTGTTTCATAATAAGTCTCCTGAACAGGTCTATGAACATCGGGTATTTCGATTCTTTGAGAACCCTACAGAGATTTTGAATTCAGTTAAGGATGATGAACATATTGTTGCGTACAGGCTCCCGAAAAGGGTGGCACAACTGACAAGACTGGAGATTAGTCACAGGTACCTGGAAAAGTAAGTTTAAATCCTTGGATTATATTggtacttaattttttttaaaattcttgaatCTTGTGCTAATTTATAAactcttaaaattaaaaattctgtTATTTTTTGCCCACCAGCTGTCCCATTCGTCATGATTGATTTTTCATGCATTTGATAATTTACTAGTCTTCTCCGGGTATTGCTTTTAGCAACTTGAGTGAGTGTGGACTCGTGAATTTGTGATTACTCTCAATTTGGTGCGTGTGTGTTTACATTCAAtagtataaattcgttattgaGGTTAATAACTGACAAAGAATGAGGTTAATTCTGAATTTCTTAGTTGACTTTTTTACCAGTAACAATACTACTTATCACTCATCAAGAAAAGTAATTCAGGACTGGTGTCTTCACTATACTTGTTATAGCTTATTCTTCACCTGCCGTTGACCTTCATGCATTTTCTCCAGGTGTATCATAGACAGTTCGAAGGCCAGTGAGAGGAAGTTGTTCTTGACACCACTTGTTACTTTCTTGGAAGACCCACATAACGGAGCTGATATTGATTTTGCTGTCCATAAGGTACTTGCTCCATTAAGAAGGAAAGCATTTATCTCATCAGCACCTGGTCTTAAGGATGGTGCCGAAAATGGTTCTCCCTCGGAAACAATTGAAGTACCAATGAACAGCTGTACTATCCAATTTGGTCGTGAAGGTCAATCAACGGAGTGCATAGATCCAGTGGGGAATTCCAGCATGGAGCTGACATTTCACCTTTGTTTAACTGATGAACGGGGTACTAACTGCAGGCCCGTTACAAAAGATACAGTGATAGAACCAGTTAGAATGCAAAAGGTTATATTGGATTGGACTGAGAAGGAATATGAGCTATATGATGCAAGCTACCTCAAAGACCTTCCAGAGGTTCACAAAAGTGGACTTACAGTGAAGAAAACCAAGCAAGAAGCTATATCCTTATTTTCGTGTTTGGAGGCCTTCCTAAAGGAGGAACCTTTAGGACCAGATGATATGTGGTATGTTATGAGATGTTTTCTTTAAGTGTCGTCCACTTGATGTGGATTTAAgtgtatgtttatgattttaattcAGGTACTGTCCTCGCTGCAAGGAGCATAGACAAGCCTCCAAGAAGTTAGATTTATGGAGATTACCGGACATACTTGTTTTCCACTTAAAGCGGTTCTCTTATAGCCGATGGCTGAAGAACAAGCTTGATACGTTTGTGAATTTTCCCATACATAATCTGGATTTAAGCAAGTATGTGAAAAGTACGGATTTATCTGAGAGCTCCCATGTGTATGAGCTATATGCAATAAGCAACCATTATGGTGGACTAGGTGGTGGACATTACACAGCTTACTGCAAGgtactttttattttgtcttgttCTTTTGTTGAATATCGTAATTGCTACCTAGAATATATTCTTCTTGAGATAGCAATAAATCAGGAGCTGTTAATATATATAGTGAGAATATTGAGCTCAATCTCTGCCAAGGGGCTCCGATGGTCTTGGTTGAATGTAGGTTCATTGTATACTGATGGGTTCTTTTAATTGGCAGTTGATTGATGACGACAGATGGTATCATTTTGATGATTCCCATGTTTCACCTGTCGCTGAATCGGATATCAAAACATCAGCTGCCTATGTGTTGTTCTATCGAAGAGTTAAAGctcaacaaaatggagttgtgGGAGGGTCCTTTCAGTGCCATAGAAGCTCTTGAAGATGCTCGACTGGTTGCTCTTATCCCCTCTTGATAAAGTCTGAATTCTTGGCTGTCTGGCAGGGGCTAGTTCATGAGTCAGCTAACGTGGTTGGGGCTCATCTTATCCTAGGCAAATTAGAAGTAGGTGCTCTATCAGTAAGAGGCACCAAGAGGAAAACAGAAATTGGATGAGGCTCTTGTGTTTCTtgaaagactttttttttttttttttagagaaatttTGTAAGTCTTGGGTATCCGAGTTATTCGTAAGAGGCATTATACTCTTGTAGAGTAGTGttcttatcatttttttagCGAAGAAGTTGTACTCAAGGACCAAACCTTTTTATCTAATTACATATAGCAGTTTGATGAAGAAGTTTTTATTACGACATTTTCTTGTAGATGAAAACAATGGACATAATTGAATGAAAGTGAACCATAAAGTTAGAACAAACCAGTGAATGAGAGCGGATAGATAGGATTGGAATAATGGGTAAGCTGTTGTATCGTCTTTTTAATCTAATAATAATACCATAAAGCAAAGTCGTCAAAAATAATCAAAGAATACAAACATTAGTGAGTCTTGTCTATTACAAGTGGTAGTAGTCGTCAAGTTTCTTCCATAGTCCAAAGCTCACAAAGTAGAGAAGCAAGGTTTTGCAGGGAGAAAGACTTGTCCCCTGAGAATTGCACAAGAATATTAGTATCAAATGAAAGCAGACATAACTTCATACATCTAAGTCCTTTAGTAATTATAGAACTTggaaataaaaagagagaaaaagaagaagctaaaaTGCTCACCGAAtcataaaaagagagaaaaagaagaagctaaaaTGCTCACCGAAtcataaaaagagagaaaaagaagaagctaaaaTGCTCACCGAATCAGAAGTAATGGCTAGATAACCGGAGGAGGAGCTTGCTGGCGGCACTGACGCTGATGGTGTAGATCCAGACCCACCGGAGTTACTGCTATTCGTACTCACTGCGTTGATTGCCGGGACTCCTAAGGGGTAAGCCTGAGATCCGTCCGGCTTGAACAGGCCGTAGTTTCGCTCCGAACCAGGACCAGGCTTGAGGTTCTCATTGAACAAGGCAAATACGTATATATTCAAATCCGAGTTAGGCCTCATGGGTGTACCCTTCTTCTGACCAATAAGCTTCATCAGATTACAGTTGTATTTCCTAGCATTCTCCGGTGTAGCTCCGGCCTCGTCGGCGTCTCCCTTTGACGGCCATCCCGTCTCCGAGATCTGTACGCAGACGTTTTTGTACCCGATGGAAGCTAAAGCAGAGTGAACAGCATCGATCTGAGCGAAAAGCATGTTGTCGTAATGGAGATTGGACTCTGGATCAACGATACCAGAGTTGGGCTGAAATAGCACGAAATCAAGGGAGACCTGCTTCGGATTTCCCTTGTAAGCAAAGTAAGGATAAGCATTAATCAGAAAAGGTGAGCCAGTTTTGCAATGGAAGTCCACGATCTGGGTAACACAGTTGACAAGATCCCGACGGAAAGCTCCAGCAGATGGCGGATAGGAAGTTTGTAGAATAGCAAGAGAATGTGCGGTGGTGACAGTGACTTGTTTGTCCAATTTGAGATTAACAAGAGCAGTGTGGACACTTTGCATTGCAGGGAGGAGGTTGTCGGTGAGGATGGTATCGTTAAAGGTGAGAACTTCATTACCGACAGCGATGCAGGTGATTTTAGTAGCAGGTAAGTAAGCTTGGACATTATTTTTAACCCATGATTGAGCTTTAGAAGGATCTTTCATCTTGGAAAGGTACTCATTGCCAAGACTGACGATGAACTCAACGCCGGTGTTAGCAAAGGCTTTGAGGACATGTGGGTCAGCATCATAGAGCTTGATTCTGGTAGCTCCGATGGATTTGACTAATGGTACCACGTTTTCCGGTAAGGGAAGATTGTTGGCAATTTGCCCGTAGTTGATACCTAGAGGAGCCACCATAGTTGGAGTAAAAAACAGCagaaagaggagaagagaagaggaGATGGGATTGGGTTCCATCATCAAATGACAAGTAAGGAAGGAAGGAGCTAAAGGTGAAAGAAAAGAGTAAAAGCAACCAGCAGCCTAGCAAGAAAAAAGTAAGCTGAGTGCCGAGTGGTGGTGTTATAAGTAACGGAGCGGCTGCCTGCTTTTATCTTctctttattaaataaaaaaaaatgctacTGGGAAAACTTAGTCCTAAAAGTAGCATTTTAAGTTTAATAGTATTTGTTGCTTTAGAGTAACGAAAGAATAATACTTACTACTACTTTAGTAAATAGAGAGCATCTTATTACTATTCAATTTGGATTGTAaaattactactactactaccaATAGAGTAGTAGACAAAGAGACTGTGCCGTTATGTAAAGGAGATGCTTTGATTGAGCTGTAGTCCATTCAATCATACATACTACCTTACTTTATGAATGAATGTGTCATGGGCTCAAAAATATCTTTCTAAATGCAATAATTTAAGTGTTGATTGACATAGATGTTGCATTGTTTTCACATAatcattttgaaattcaatagCCATCTCCTCAAAGTTAGCCTGGCAGCTTCTTTCATATGACCAAACAACTAATTTGAAATTGATTACttcttttaaacaaaatttataacatAACACACTAGCTCTGTATTGCGTAAAAAATCATCAAAGGAGGACGGAGCAAGAAACATTGATTCCTTGGgtaattttcattatatatgTACTGCAAATAATTATGCAAGAAAAGGTACAACAAATTCACGCATATATATTAGCTACTAGTATTATTTATGCTACATTACTAAGTATTTAGTTGCAAACgttagtaataactattttctaTTGACTTTGATCCACACCACCTTAAATAGCCCTTACCTACAAAAACATTAACCAGGATTTTACAGCCTTATATGCTGCTGCTCCCCAGCAAAAACCAATCATTTTGTAGATGATTGAGACCCCATAATAGGGTTCTACATAGTTCGCTAGTAAATACGTTTGCTTAATGATCTTATTGTTGAAACAAGGATAACCAAAGCTCAtttaaggagtggctacattttCCTTGGCAAGTGGAGCGATTTCTTCCCCTTCAACACCGGGTTCACTGCCAGAAGCTCCTAAGCCCAATAGCAATGTCTCCCATTTCTTGGCAGGTTCCTGCAAGAACACCAGTTGGCATCCATCAGTGCTGACGAGAACAACAAACTGAAGTACCTACGCAAATTATCAAATTCACACTTACCTTCCAGGAGAGCTCCTCTGACATGCAATTTTTTATCATCTCAGCAAACGCGAGGGTGCCATAGACTGCAAGAGCTCTAGCAACTGTTGTTACTATCTTAAGCACATCAGCTGGGTCAACAACATCGCACTAACCAAATTCAAGAAGCAATAAGTTAATGTTTATGCAACAAGGGGTATATCAAGACGAGAATGGACCATGTACAAGTACACAATTGATGTAAAATCACATACTTCAACATTGAAGGCTCCCATATGGAATCCAGTATAGCCTTCTTTCACAGTGTCAACAAGTCCACCAGTCGATGCACAGATTGGTACCTGACTCACATGTGATTACGTTAAAATCAGATAACCAATTTTCAGAAATGAAAAGCTTGCTGCAGTAACATTTAGTTGGTTATTAAACTTTAGATGGAAAACAAGGTCTtatgattctttttttaaaaactcaGTAAAAAGGTACAAGCTCTTCTGGTTCTTACTGTTCCATATCGCATAGCATGTAACTGAATGAGACCACAAGGTTCAAATCTGCTTGGAACCAACATAAAATCAGCACCAGCAGTGATCATGTGAGCCAAAGGAACATTGAATTTTGCCACTCCTTTAGCTTTGTTAGGGTACAACACTTCGAGCTGTTCAATCTCCTGCTCAAACTCCTTTTTGCCAGTTCCCTGATGCATAGGATGAGTAGCAGGTCAATTTCAGTTTCAGCACAAGTAAACTCAACAAGAGAGATACCATGAGTCCATTTGGTACTTACAAGGACTACAATTTGAACATCCAATCCGATGAACTTGTGAATTGCAGCAACAAGAATATCTGAACCTTTCTGCTCCTCAAGTCTGCCGATGAAGCCAATCAAAGGGATCTTCTTGTCAACAGGCAAGCCAACTGCTGCTTGAAGAGCCTCCTTTAGTAAAGGTTTTGCGTCCATGACCTGTATAGAGATTTTGGTTAGCAA
This genomic stretch from Solanum stenotomum isolate F172 chromosome 10, ASM1918654v1, whole genome shotgun sequence harbors:
- the LOC125842646 gene encoding ubiquitin carboxyl-terminal hydrolase 9-like isoform X1 codes for the protein MTIPDSTYMMENGSIELPCTPEEEARIIQELISKAESNLKQGNLYYVISNRWFMDWQRYIRKPLGAYPFNEHATESLPSLLPNSANRPGPIDNSDIIIREADSGDDDPQLLRTLEEGRDYVLVPQEVWEKLSEWYKGGPALPRKMISVGDAKQLSVEVFPLCLNLFDTRDTSHKALRLSKKASLHELYTIVCKLKEIAPEKAHIWDYFDKKKHTKLVASNQTLEDSNLQMDQDILLEVQPEGSLPSGFGFDSTGNDLALVPVEPLRSSVTIAGGPTLSNGFSTGYSSNAYQGSSLNSSYGDMEDGYDSLRPASKGERGGLAGLSNLGNTCFMNSALQCLVHTPPLVEYFLQDYTDEINRQNPLGMHGELALAFGELLRKLWSSGRTPVAPRAFKGKLGRFAPQFSGYNQHDSQELLAFLLDGLHEDLNRVKQKPYFETKDSDGRPDEEVANELWRYHRARNDSVIVDICQGQYKSTLVCPDCNKISITFDPFMYLSLPLPSTVTKTMTVTVFYSDGSGLPMPYTVTVLKHGYIKDLAQALEIACCLRIDEYLLLAEVYEHRVFRFFENPTEILNSVKDDEHIVAYRLPKRVAQLTRLEISHRYLEKCIIDSSKASERKLFLTPLVTFLEDPHNGADIDFAVHKVLAPLRRKAFISSAPGLKDGAENGSPSETIEVPMNSCTIQFGREGQSTECIDPVGNSSMELTFHLCLTDERGTNCRPVTKDTVIEPVRMQKVILDWTEKEYELYDASYLKDLPEVHKSGLTVKKTKQEAISLFSCLEAFLKEEPLGPDDMWYCPRCKEHRQASKKLDLWRLPDILVFHLKRFSYSRWLKNKLDTFVNFPIHNLDLSKYVKSTDLSESSHVYELYAISNHYGGLGGGHYTAYCKLIDDDRWYHFDDSHVSPVAESDIKTSAAYVLFYRRVKAQQNGVVGGSFQCHRSS
- the LOC125842646 gene encoding ubiquitin carboxyl-terminal hydrolase 9-like isoform X2; the encoded protein is MTIPDSTYMMENGSIELPCTPEEEARIIQELISKAESNLKQGNLYYVISNRWFMDWQRYIRKPLGAYPFNEHATESLPSLLPNSANRPGPIDNSDIIIREADSGDDDPQLLRTLEEGRDYVLVPQEVWEKLSEWYKGGPALPRKMISVGDAKQLSVEVFPLCLNLFDTRDTSHKALRLSKKASLHELYTIVCKLKEIAPEKAHIWDYFDKKKHTKLVASNQTLEDSNLQMDQDILLEVQPEGSLPSGFGFDSTGNDLALVPVEPLRSSVTIAGGPTLSNGFSTGYSSNAYQGSSLNSSYGDMEDGYDSLRPASKGERGGLAGLSNLGNTCFMNSALQCLVHTPPLVEYFLQDYTDEINRQNPLGMHGELALAFGELLRKLWSSGRTPVAPRAFKGKLGRFAPQFSGYNQHDSQELLAFLLDGLHEDLNRVKQKPYFETKDSDGRPDEEVANELWRYHRARNDSVIVDICQGQYKSTLVCPDCNKISITFDPFMYLSLPLPSTVTKTMTVTVFYSDGSGLPMPYTVTVLKHGYIKDLAQALEIACCLRIDEYLLLAEVYEHRVFRFFENPTEILNSVKDDEHIVAYRLPKRVAQLTRLEISHRCIIDSSKASERKLFLTPLVTFLEDPHNGADIDFAVHKVLAPLRRKAFISSAPGLKDGAENGSPSETIEVPMNSCTIQFGREGQSTECIDPVGNSSMELTFHLCLTDERGTNCRPVTKDTVIEPVRMQKVILDWTEKEYELYDASYLKDLPEVHKSGLTVKKTKQEAISLFSCLEAFLKEEPLGPDDMWYCPRCKEHRQASKKLDLWRLPDILVFHLKRFSYSRWLKNKLDTFVNFPIHNLDLSKYVKSTDLSESSHVYELYAISNHYGGLGGGHYTAYCKLIDDDRWYHFDDSHVSPVAESDIKTSAAYVLFYRRVKAQQNGVVGGSFQCHRSS
- the LOC125842068 gene encoding glucan endo-1,3-beta-glucosidase 11, whose protein sequence is MMEPNPISSSLLLFLLFFTPTMVAPLGINYGQIANNLPLPENVVPLVKSIGATRIKLYDADPHVLKAFANTGVEFIVSLGNEYLSKMKDPSKAQSWVKNNVQAYLPATKITCIAVGNEVLTFNDTILTDNLLPAMQSVHTALVNLKLDKQVTVTTAHSLAILQTSYPPSAGAFRRDLVNCVTQIVDFHCKTGSPFLINAYPYFAYKGNPKQVSLDFVLFQPNSGIVDPESNLHYDNMLFAQIDAVHSALASIGYKNVCVQISETGWPSKGDADEAGATPENARKYNCNLMKLIGQKKGTPMRPNSDLNIYVFALFNENLKPGPGSERNYGLFKPDGSQAYPLGVPAINAVSTNSSNSGGSGSTPSASVPPASSSSGYLAITSDSGTSLSPCKTLLLYFVSFGLWKKLDDYYHL